In Streptomyces sp. NBC_00306, a single genomic region encodes these proteins:
- a CDS encoding site-2 protease family protein: MNEDDTGDERGRARTDGGGAGPGGGKRKRSDGPGGGILMGRPFGVPVYVAPSWFIVAALITWVFGGQLDRVLPELGGARYLVSLFFAVAFYASVLVHELAHTVAALRFKLPVRRIQLQFFGGVSEIEKESETPGREFILAFVGPLLSLILAAVFYLGMFAVDPGTVPGVLLAGLMISNLIVAAFNLLPGLPLDGGRMLRAVVWKITGKPMSGTIAAAWVGRALAVAVLIGLPLLTHTGALGNATEDIGGMETVTDALLAAILAAIIWTGAGNSLRMARLREHLPELQARTLTRRAVPVESTTPLSEALRRANEAGARALVVVDGQGDPTGLVREAAIVGVPEHRRPWVAVSGLAQDLTEGMRIPAELAGEALLDRLRATPATEYLVVEKSGEIYGVLSTADVERAFVAAMARPQG; the protein is encoded by the coding sequence GTGAACGAGGACGACACGGGCGACGAGCGCGGCCGCGCCCGGACGGACGGCGGGGGAGCCGGACCCGGTGGCGGCAAGCGGAAGCGCTCCGACGGCCCCGGCGGCGGAATCCTGATGGGCCGTCCCTTCGGTGTGCCGGTCTACGTCGCCCCCAGCTGGTTCATCGTGGCCGCCCTCATCACCTGGGTGTTCGGCGGCCAGCTCGACCGTGTGCTCCCCGAGCTCGGCGGCGCCCGCTATCTGGTCTCGCTCTTCTTCGCGGTCGCCTTCTACGCCTCCGTGCTCGTGCACGAACTGGCGCACACCGTCGCGGCGCTGCGCTTCAAGCTGCCGGTCCGCCGGATCCAGCTCCAGTTCTTCGGCGGGGTGTCGGAGATCGAGAAGGAATCGGAGACACCGGGCAGGGAGTTCATCCTCGCCTTCGTCGGACCGCTGCTCTCCCTGATCCTGGCGGCCGTCTTCTATCTGGGCATGTTCGCCGTCGACCCCGGCACGGTCCCCGGCGTCCTGCTCGCCGGGCTGATGATCTCCAACCTGATCGTCGCCGCCTTCAATCTGCTGCCCGGACTGCCGCTGGACGGCGGCCGGATGCTGCGGGCCGTCGTCTGGAAGATCACCGGCAAGCCGATGAGCGGCACCATCGCGGCCGCCTGGGTCGGCCGGGCGCTCGCCGTCGCCGTCCTCATCGGCCTCCCGCTGCTGACCCACACCGGCGCCCTCGGCAATGCCACCGAGGACATCGGCGGCATGGAGACCGTCACCGACGCGCTGCTCGCGGCGATCCTCGCGGCGATCATCTGGACCGGAGCCGGCAACAGCCTTCGCATGGCCCGGCTGCGGGAGCACCTGCCGGAGCTTCAGGCGCGCACCCTGACCAGGCGGGCCGTGCCGGTGGAGTCCACCACGCCGCTCTCCGAGGCGCTGCGCCGGGCCAACGAGGCCGGTGCCCGCGCCCTCGTCGTCGTCGACGGCCAGGGCGATCCGACCGGCCTGGTGCGGGAGGCCGCGATCGTGGGCGTCCCCGAGCACCGCCGGCCCTGGGTCGCGGTCAGCGGACTGGCCCAGGACCTCACGGAGGGCATGCGGATCCCCGCCGAACTGGCCGGCGAGGCACTCCTGGACCGCCTGCGCGCGACCCCTGCCACCGAGTACCTGGTGGTGGAGAAGAGCGGCGAGATCTACGGCGTCCTGTCCACGGCGGACGTCGAGCGCGCCTTCGTCGCCGCGATGGCCCGCC
- a CDS encoding RecB family exonuclease — protein MSTSQEPMPARQPTSLSPSRASDFMQCPLLYRFRVIDRLPEKPSEAATRGTLVHAVLERLFDAPAAERTAPRAKALIPGQWDRLLENRPELSELFDADEGGEQLSRWLGEAESLVERWFSLEDPTRLEPAEREMFVETELESGLRLRGVIDRVDVAPTGEVRIVDYKTGKAPRPEYSEGALFQMKFYALVIWRLKQVVPRRLQLVYLGSGDVLTYDPVPADLERMERKLLALWEAIRLATETGDWRPRPTKLCGWCDHQAVCPEFGGTPPVYPLSISPAESPEDGQGRMGPDRM, from the coding sequence ATGAGTACGAGTCAGGAGCCGATGCCGGCCCGGCAGCCCACGTCACTGTCGCCCTCGCGGGCGAGCGACTTCATGCAGTGTCCCCTGCTGTACCGGTTCCGGGTGATCGACAGGCTGCCGGAGAAGCCGAGTGAGGCGGCCACGCGGGGCACCCTCGTCCACGCGGTCCTGGAGCGACTCTTCGACGCACCCGCCGCGGAGCGCACCGCTCCGCGCGCGAAGGCCCTGATCCCGGGCCAGTGGGACCGGCTGCTGGAGAACCGGCCGGAGCTCAGCGAGCTGTTCGACGCGGACGAGGGCGGCGAGCAGCTGTCGCGCTGGCTGGGCGAGGCCGAGTCGCTGGTGGAGCGGTGGTTCTCGCTGGAGGACCCGACGCGGCTGGAGCCCGCCGAGCGGGAGATGTTCGTCGAGACCGAGCTGGAGTCGGGGCTGCGGCTGCGCGGTGTCATCGACCGCGTGGACGTCGCGCCCACCGGCGAGGTGCGGATCGTGGACTACAAGACGGGCAAGGCCCCGCGCCCGGAGTACAGCGAGGGCGCGCTGTTCCAGATGAAGTTCTACGCCCTGGTGATCTGGCGGCTGAAGCAGGTCGTCCCCCGCCGGCTCCAGCTGGTGTATCTCGGCAGCGGCGACGTCCTCACCTATGACCCGGTTCCGGCGGACCTGGAGCGTATGGAGCGCAAGCTGCTGGCTCTGTGGGAGGCGATCAGGCTCGCGACGGAGACGGGCGACTGGCGGCCGCGGCCGACGAAGCTGTGCGGCTGGTGCGACCACCAGGCGGTCTGTCCGGAATTCGGCGGCACTCCCCCGGTATATCCGCTGAGCATTTCCCCGGCCGAATCGCCGGAGGATGGTCAGGGCAGAATGGGCCCGGACCGAATGTAG
- a CDS encoding response regulator transcription factor gives MAIRVLLVDDQPLLRTGFRMILEAEQDIAVVGEAGDGLQALDQVRALQPDVVLMDIRMPRMDGVEATRQITGPGRDGPAKVLVLTTFDLDEYVVEALRAGASGFLLKDAPANELVQAIRVVAAGEAMLAPSITRRLLDKYADHLPSGEEAVPDTLHTLTEREVEVLKLVARGLSNAEIAADLFVSETTVKTHVGHVLTKLSLRDRVQAAVYAYESGLVRPGAQ, from the coding sequence GTGGCTATCCGCGTCCTGCTGGTCGACGACCAGCCGCTGCTGCGTACCGGTTTCCGGATGATCCTGGAGGCCGAGCAGGACATCGCGGTCGTCGGCGAGGCCGGGGACGGTCTTCAGGCGCTCGACCAGGTGCGGGCGCTTCAGCCCGACGTCGTCCTGATGGACATCCGGATGCCCCGGATGGACGGGGTCGAGGCGACCCGGCAGATCACCGGTCCGGGCCGGGACGGCCCGGCCAAGGTGCTGGTGCTGACCACCTTCGATCTCGACGAGTACGTGGTGGAGGCGCTGCGGGCCGGCGCCAGCGGCTTCCTGCTGAAGGACGCTCCCGCCAATGAGCTGGTGCAGGCGATCCGGGTGGTGGCGGCGGGCGAGGCGATGCTGGCCCCGAGCATCACCCGCAGGCTCCTCGACAAGTACGCGGACCATCTCCCCTCCGGCGAGGAGGCGGTGCCGGACACCCTGCACACGCTGACCGAGCGTGAGGTGGAGGTCCTCAAGCTGGTCGCGCGGGGCCTGTCCAACGCGGAGATCGCGGCGGACCTGTTCGTGAGTGAGACCACCGTCAAGACGCATGTGGGCCATGTGCTCACCAAGCTGAGCCTGCGCGACCGAGTGCAGGCCGCGGTCTATGCGTACGAGAGCGGCCTGGTGCGCCCCGGGGCGCAGTAG
- a CDS encoding ABC transporter substrate-binding protein, whose product MNRKTLVLPALAGMLAPVLVACGSTEGGSGGGDAIVVGTTDQFIATEDAPAPLDPAYAYDTGAWNVLRQTVQTLMHAPRGGGEPVPDAAQSCSFTDNASESYRCKLRDGLKFADGTDVTAEDVKFSIQRVLDIDTDNGTAALLNNIDTIETNGDDEVVFHLATPDATFPFKLSTPAAAIISKKNYEAKKLREGFQVDGSGPYTMKTETEGDKITKVVFSKNDSYKGDIKLHNDKVELRLFPDADAMGKALEAGDIDVMTREMAPDQIKEMTDSPKEGIELTEMPGLSIRYLAFNTNDPSVKDKAVRQAMAAVVDRGQIAGQVYGATAEPLYSLIPKSIGAHTNSFYNKYGEPSRANAAEILDEAGIKTPVKLKLHYTTDHYGAGTAKEFEVLRDQLNGSKLFSVSIEGTEWSKFRPAQKRGDYPVYGLGWFPDFPDPDNYIAPFLDKGNFLNSPYVSTVARGLIPQSRREADRTAASTAFNKIQDIVADDVPVLPLWQGKQYVAARTGVTGVESLLNASSDMQLWELGRGSGS is encoded by the coding sequence ATGAACCGCAAGACTTTGGTGCTGCCGGCCTTGGCCGGCATGCTCGCGCCCGTGCTCGTCGCCTGCGGCAGCACGGAGGGCGGCTCCGGTGGCGGCGACGCCATCGTCGTCGGCACCACGGACCAGTTCATCGCCACCGAGGACGCTCCTGCCCCGCTCGACCCGGCCTACGCCTACGACACCGGCGCCTGGAACGTACTGCGCCAGACCGTCCAGACGCTGATGCACGCCCCGCGCGGCGGCGGCGAGCCCGTGCCGGACGCCGCCCAGTCGTGTTCCTTCACCGACAACGCGAGCGAGAGCTACCGCTGCAAGCTGCGCGACGGCCTCAAGTTCGCCGACGGCACCGACGTCACGGCCGAGGATGTGAAGTTCTCCATCCAGCGCGTGCTCGACATCGACACCGACAACGGCACCGCGGCCCTGCTGAACAACATCGACACCATCGAGACCAACGGTGACGACGAGGTCGTCTTCCACCTCGCGACGCCGGACGCGACCTTCCCCTTCAAGCTCTCGACGCCGGCCGCGGCGATCATCAGCAAGAAGAACTACGAGGCCAAGAAGCTCCGCGAGGGCTTCCAGGTCGACGGTTCCGGGCCGTACACGATGAAGACCGAGACCGAGGGTGACAAGATCACCAAGGTCGTCTTCAGCAAGAACGACTCGTACAAGGGCGACATCAAGCTCCACAACGACAAGGTCGAGCTGCGGTTGTTCCCGGACGCCGACGCGATGGGCAAGGCTCTGGAAGCCGGCGACATCGACGTCATGACCCGCGAGATGGCCCCGGACCAGATCAAGGAGATGACGGACAGCCCGAAGGAGGGCATCGAGCTCACCGAGATGCCCGGGCTCTCCATCCGCTACCTCGCCTTCAACACCAACGACCCGTCGGTGAAGGACAAGGCGGTCCGCCAGGCCATGGCCGCCGTCGTCGACCGCGGCCAGATCGCCGGCCAGGTCTACGGCGCCACCGCCGAGCCGCTCTACTCGCTCATCCCGAAGAGCATCGGCGCGCACACCAACTCGTTCTACAACAAGTACGGCGAGCCGAGCCGTGCGAACGCCGCCGAGATCCTGGACGAGGCCGGCATCAAGACGCCGGTGAAGCTGAAGCTCCACTACACGACCGACCACTACGGTGCGGGCACCGCCAAGGAGTTCGAGGTCCTGCGTGACCAGCTGAACGGCAGCAAGCTGTTCTCGGTCAGCATCGAGGGCACGGAGTGGAGCAAGTTCCGCCCCGCCCAGAAGCGCGGTGACTACCCCGTCTACGGCCTCGGCTGGTTCCCCGACTTCCCGGACCCGGACAACTACATCGCGCCGTTCCTCGACAAGGGCAACTTCCTCAACAGCCCGTACGTGAGCACCGTGGCCCGCGGCCTCATCCCGCAGTCGCGCCGCGAGGCCGACCGCACCGCCGCCTCCACCGCGTTCAACAAGATCCAGGACATCGTCGCCGACGACGTGCCCGTCCTGCCGCTGTGGCAGGGCAAGCAGTACGTCGCCGCCCGCACCGGCGTGACCGGTGTGGAGAGCCTGCTCAACGCCAGCTCCGACATGCAGCTGTGGGAGCTCGGCCGGGGCAGCGGCTCCTGA
- a CDS encoding HAD family hydrolase, protein MTSTVPASLTRTAEGSALQAVLLDMDGTLVDTEGFWWDAEVEVFADLGHELDEAWRDVVVGGPMTRSAGYLIEATGADITMAELTVLLNDRFEARIGRGVPLMPGAERLLAELAAQGVPTALVSASHRRIIDRVLASLGPKNFALSVAGDEVPRTKPHPDPYLLAARGLGAEPARCAVIEDTATGVASAEAAGCRVVAVPSVAPIPPAVGRVVVRSLEEVDLGFLRTLITTMN, encoded by the coding sequence ATGACCAGCACGGTCCCCGCGTCCTTGACCCGTACGGCGGAAGGGTCTGCCCTTCAGGCCGTTCTCCTCGACATGGACGGCACCCTCGTGGACACCGAAGGTTTCTGGTGGGACGCGGAGGTGGAGGTCTTCGCGGATCTCGGTCACGAGCTCGACGAGGCATGGCGGGACGTGGTGGTCGGTGGCCCCATGACGCGCAGCGCCGGATACCTCATCGAGGCGACGGGCGCCGACATCACCATGGCCGAGCTGACCGTGCTTCTGAACGACCGCTTCGAGGCGCGTATCGGCCGCGGTGTGCCGCTCATGCCGGGCGCGGAGCGCCTGCTCGCCGAGCTGGCCGCACAGGGGGTGCCCACCGCGCTGGTCTCCGCCTCGCACCGGCGGATCATCGACCGCGTGCTGGCCTCGCTCGGGCCGAAGAACTTCGCGCTCTCCGTCGCCGGTGACGAGGTCCCGCGGACCAAGCCGCACCCCGATCCGTACCTCCTGGCCGCACGCGGCCTCGGCGCGGAGCCCGCGAGATGCGCCGTCATCGAGGACACCGCGACCGGTGTGGCCTCCGCGGAGGCGGCCGGCTGCCGGGTGGTCGCCGTGCCGTCCGTGGCGCCCATCCCGCCCGCCGTGGGCAGGGTCGTCGTCCGCTCTCTCGAAGAAGTCGACCTCGGTTTTCTCCGCACGCTCATCACCACGATGAACTGA
- the metH gene encoding methionine synthase, with protein MASSPTPSADSRTRIEALREALATRVVVADGAMGTMLQAQDPTLEDFQDLEGCNEILNVTRPDIVRTVHSAYFEVGVDCVETNTFGANLAALGEYDIPERVHELSESGARIAREVADEFTASTGQQRWVLGSMGPGTKLPTLGHAPYTKLRDAYQQNAEGMIAGGADALLVETTQDLLQTKAAVIGARRALDATGTNLPLICSVTVETTGTMLLGSEIGAALTALEPLGIDMIGLNCATGPAEMSEHLRYLARHSRIPLSCMPNAGLPVLGKDGAHYPLSAGELADAQETFVREYGLSLVGGCCGTTPEHLRQVVERVRDLAPTDRSPRPEPGAASLYQTVPFRQDTAYMAIGERTNANGSKKFREAMLDARWDDCVEMARDQIREGAHMLDLCVDYVGRDGVADMEELAGRFATASTLPIVLDSTEVPVIRAGLEKLGGRAVINSVNYEDGDGPESRFAKVTALAQEHGAALIALTIDEEGQARTVEHKVAIAERLIEDLTGNWGIHESDILIDTLTFTICTGQEESRKDGIATIEAIRELKRRRPDVQTTLGLSNISFGLNPAARILLNSVFLDECVKAGLDSAIVHASKILPIARFDDEQVQTALDLIHDRRAEGYDPLQKLMALFEGVNTKSMKAGKTEELLALPLDERLKRRIIDGEKNGLDADLDEALQDRPALDIVNDTLLEGMKVVGELFGSGQMQLPFVLQSAEVMKNAVAYLEPHMEKTDDDGKGTIVLATVRGDVHDIGKNLVDIILSNNGYNVVNLGIKQPVSAILEAAEEHRADVIGMSGLLVKSTVIMKENLEELNQRKMAADYPVILGGAALTRAYVEQDLHEIYEGEVRYARDAFEGLRLMDALIAVKRGVPGATLPDLKQRRVRATTNAVVEDRPEEGAVRSDVAVDNPVPEPPFWGTRVIKGIQLKEYASWLDEGALFKGQWGLKEARAGDGPSYQELVESEGRPRLRGWLDQLHTRNLLEAAVVYGYFPCVSKGDDLILLNEDGSERTRFSFPRQRRGRRLCLADFFRPEESGERDVVGLQVVTVGSKIGEATAELFGSDSYRDYLELHGLSVQLAEALAEYWHARVRSELGFGGEDPAEVEDMFALKYRGARFSLGYGACPDLEDRAKIAQLLEPERIGVELSEEFQLHPEQSTDAIVIHHPEAKYFNAR; from the coding sequence ATGGCCTCGTCGCCGACCCCTTCCGCTGACAGCCGGACCCGAATCGAAGCCCTCCGCGAGGCCCTGGCCACGCGCGTCGTCGTCGCGGACGGCGCGATGGGCACGATGCTCCAGGCCCAGGACCCGACGCTCGAGGACTTCCAGGACCTCGAAGGCTGCAACGAGATCCTCAATGTGACGCGCCCGGACATCGTCCGCACCGTCCATTCGGCCTACTTCGAGGTGGGCGTCGACTGCGTCGAGACGAACACCTTCGGCGCGAACCTCGCCGCGCTGGGGGAGTACGACATCCCCGAGCGGGTCCACGAGCTCTCCGAGTCCGGCGCCCGCATCGCCCGCGAGGTCGCCGACGAGTTCACCGCATCCACCGGACAGCAGCGCTGGGTGCTCGGCTCCATGGGCCCGGGCACCAAGCTGCCGACGCTGGGCCACGCCCCCTACACGAAGCTGCGCGACGCCTACCAGCAGAACGCCGAAGGCATGATCGCCGGAGGCGCGGACGCCCTCCTGGTGGAGACGACCCAGGACCTCCTCCAGACGAAGGCCGCCGTCATCGGCGCCCGCCGGGCCCTGGACGCCACGGGCACGAACCTCCCCCTCATCTGCTCCGTCACGGTCGAGACGACCGGCACCATGCTCCTCGGCTCGGAGATCGGTGCCGCGCTCACCGCGCTGGAGCCGCTCGGCATCGACATGATCGGCCTGAACTGCGCCACCGGGCCGGCCGAGATGAGCGAGCACCTGCGCTATCTCGCGCGCCACTCCCGTATCCCGCTCTCCTGCATGCCGAACGCCGGTCTGCCGGTCCTGGGCAAGGACGGCGCCCACTACCCGCTGTCGGCCGGCGAACTCGCCGACGCACAGGAGACGTTCGTGCGCGAGTACGGCCTCTCCCTCGTCGGCGGCTGCTGCGGTACGACGCCGGAGCACCTGCGGCAGGTCGTCGAGCGCGTGCGTGACCTCGCGCCGACCGACCGCAGCCCCCGCCCGGAGCCGGGCGCCGCCTCCCTCTACCAGACGGTGCCGTTCCGCCAGGACACCGCGTACATGGCGATCGGCGAGCGCACGAACGCCAACGGATCGAAGAAGTTCCGCGAGGCCATGCTGGACGCCCGCTGGGACGACTGCGTCGAGATGGCGCGGGACCAGATCCGCGAGGGCGCACACATGCTGGACCTGTGTGTCGACTACGTCGGCCGCGACGGCGTCGCCGACATGGAGGAGCTGGCGGGGCGCTTCGCCACCGCCTCCACCCTGCCGATCGTGCTCGACTCCACCGAAGTCCCGGTCATCCGGGCCGGACTGGAGAAGCTCGGCGGCCGCGCGGTCATCAACTCCGTCAACTACGAGGACGGCGACGGACCGGAGTCCCGCTTCGCGAAGGTCACCGCGCTGGCGCAGGAGCACGGCGCCGCCCTCATCGCGCTCACCATCGACGAGGAGGGCCAGGCCCGCACCGTCGAGCACAAGGTCGCCATCGCCGAGCGGCTCATCGAGGACCTCACGGGGAACTGGGGCATCCACGAGTCGGACATCCTCATCGACACCCTGACGTTCACCATCTGCACCGGTCAGGAGGAGTCCCGCAAGGACGGCATCGCCACCATCGAGGCCATCCGCGAACTCAAGCGCCGGCGCCCGGACGTGCAGACCACGCTGGGCCTGTCCAACATCTCCTTCGGCCTCAACCCGGCCGCCCGCATCCTGCTGAACTCCGTCTTCCTCGACGAGTGCGTCAAGGCGGGCCTGGACTCGGCGATCGTCCACGCGTCGAAGATCCTGCCCATCGCGCGCTTCGACGACGAGCAGGTGCAGACCGCCCTCGACCTGATCCATGACCGCCGTGCCGAGGGCTACGACCCGCTGCAGAAGCTGATGGCCCTCTTCGAGGGCGTCAACACCAAGTCGATGAAGGCGGGCAAGACCGAGGAACTGCTCGCGCTGCCGCTGGACGAACGGCTCAAGCGGCGCATCATCGACGGCGAGAAGAACGGCCTGGACGCGGACCTCGACGAGGCGCTCCAGGACCGGCCCGCGCTGGACATCGTGAACGACACGCTGCTGGAGGGCATGAAGGTCGTCGGTGAACTCTTCGGCTCCGGACAGATGCAGCTGCCGTTCGTGCTCCAGTCCGCGGAGGTCATGAAGAACGCCGTCGCCTACCTCGAACCCCACATGGAGAAGACGGACGACGACGGCAAGGGCACCATCGTGCTGGCCACCGTCCGCGGCGACGTCCACGACATCGGCAAGAACCTCGTCGACATCATCCTGTCCAACAACGGCTACAACGTCGTCAACCTCGGTATCAAGCAGCCGGTCTCGGCGATCCTGGAGGCGGCGGAGGAGCACCGGGCCGACGTCATCGGCATGTCCGGCCTGCTGGTGAAGTCCACGGTGATCATGAAGGAGAACCTGGAGGAGCTCAACCAGCGCAAGATGGCCGCCGACTACCCGGTCATCCTCGGTGGTGCCGCCCTGACCCGGGCCTACGTCGAACAGGACCTCCACGAGATCTACGAGGGCGAGGTCCGCTACGCCCGCGACGCCTTCGAGGGCCTGCGGCTGATGGACGCCCTCATCGCGGTCAAGCGCGGAGTTCCCGGCGCCACGCTCCCCGACCTCAAGCAGCGCCGTGTGCGGGCCACCACGAACGCCGTCGTCGAGGACCGCCCCGAGGAAGGGGCCGTACGCTCCGACGTCGCCGTCGACAACCCGGTCCCCGAACCGCCCTTCTGGGGCACCCGGGTGATCAAGGGTATCCAGCTGAAGGAGTACGCGTCCTGGCTGGACGAGGGCGCGCTCTTCAAGGGCCAGTGGGGCCTGAAGGAGGCGCGGGCCGGTGACGGCCCCTCGTACCAGGAGCTGGTGGAGAGCGAGGGCCGGCCGCGGCTGCGGGGCTGGCTGGACCAGCTGCACACCCGCAACCTGCTGGAGGCGGCCGTGGTCTACGGCTACTTCCCCTGCGTCTCCAAGGGCGACGACCTGATCCTGCTGAACGAGGACGGCTCGGAACGCACCCGCTTCTCCTTCCCCCGCCAGCGCCGCGGCCGCCGTCTGTGTCTCGCGGACTTCTTCCGTCCGGAGGAGTCCGGCGAGCGGGACGTCGTCGGGCTCCAGGTCGTCACCGTCGGATCGAAGATCGGTGAGGCGACGGCGGAGCTCTTCGGGTCGGACTCCTACCGCGACTACCTGGAGCTGCACGGACTGTCCGTCCAGCTCGCGGAGGCGCTGGCGGAGTACTGGCACGCCCGGGTCCGCTCCGAGCTCGGTTTCGGCGGCGAGGACCCGGCCGAGGTGGAGGACATGTTCGCGCTGAAGTACCGCGGCGCGAGGTTCTCGCTCGGTTACGGGGCGTGCCCGGACCTGGAGGACCGGGCGAAGATCGCCCAGCTGCTGGAGCCCGAGCGGATCGGCGTCGAGCTCTCCGAGGAGTTCCAGCTCCACCCGGAGCAGTCCACGGACGCGATCGTCATCCACCACCCGGAGGCGAAGTACTTCAACGCGCGATAG
- a CDS encoding IclR family transcriptional regulator — MAKNIQSLERAAAMLRLLAGGERRLGLSDIASSLELAKGTAHGILRTLQAEGFVEQDPASGRYQLGAELLRLGNSYLDVHELRARALVWTDDLARSSGESVHLGVVHQHGVLIVHHVFRPDDSRQVLEVGAMQPLHSTALGKVLSAYDPVAHSEALEVDRKAFTPRTVTDLAGFESVLDHTRARGWAADLEETWEGVASVAAPIHDRRRMPVGAIAITGAVERLCKDDEVRSELIAAVRDCARSVSRDLGAGRF, encoded by the coding sequence ATGGCGAAAAATATCCAGTCGCTCGAGCGTGCGGCGGCGATGCTGCGACTGCTCGCCGGCGGGGAACGCCGGCTGGGCCTGTCGGACATCGCCTCCTCGCTGGAACTGGCCAAGGGCACCGCGCACGGCATCCTCCGGACCCTCCAGGCCGAGGGTTTCGTCGAGCAGGACCCGGCGTCCGGCCGCTACCAGCTGGGGGCCGAGCTGCTGCGGCTCGGGAACAGCTATCTCGATGTCCACGAGCTGCGGGCCCGGGCCCTCGTGTGGACGGACGACCTGGCCCGTTCCAGCGGCGAGAGCGTCCACCTCGGCGTGGTGCACCAGCACGGCGTGCTGATCGTCCACCACGTCTTCCGGCCGGACGACAGCCGCCAGGTCCTGGAGGTGGGGGCCATGCAGCCGCTGCACTCCACGGCGCTGGGCAAGGTGCTGTCGGCGTACGACCCCGTGGCGCACTCGGAGGCCCTGGAAGTGGACCGCAAGGCCTTCACCCCGCGGACCGTCACCGACCTGGCCGGATTCGAGTCGGTGCTCGACCACACCCGGGCGCGCGGCTGGGCGGCCGACCTGGAGGAGACCTGGGAGGGCGTCGCCTCGGTCGCCGCCCCCATCCACGACCGCCGCCGCATGCCCGTGGGGGCCATCGCCATCACGGGCGCCGTGGAGCGGCTGTGCAAGGACGACGAGGTGCGGTCCGAGTTGATCGCGGCGGTGCGGGACTGCGCCCGTTCGGTGTCCCGCGACCTCGGCGCCGGGCGTTTCTGA
- a CDS encoding MIP/aquaporin family protein, protein MSSSDIFIGELIGTAVLILLGGGVVAAVVLKRSKAQNAGWLAITFGWGFAVMTAVYMTGTLSGAHLNPAVTVGIAIKDGDWGNVPVYFAGQMLGAMVGAALVWVAYYGQFHAHLTDPEILAAQPEEEGLVDQKAAPKAGPVLGVFSTGPEVRVVWQNLATEIIGTTVLVLAVLTQGLNDSGKGLGVIGALITAFVVVGIGLSLGGPTGYAINPARDLGPRIVHALLPLPNKGGSDWGYAWIPVVGPLAGGALAAGIYQLAFA, encoded by the coding sequence GTGTCCAGCTCCGACATCTTCATCGGCGAGCTCATAGGTACCGCCGTACTCATCCTGCTCGGTGGCGGCGTGGTCGCCGCTGTCGTGCTCAAGCGCTCGAAGGCGCAGAACGCCGGCTGGCTGGCGATCACCTTCGGGTGGGGATTCGCGGTCATGACCGCGGTCTACATGACGGGCACGCTCTCCGGCGCCCACCTCAATCCGGCGGTCACGGTCGGTATCGCGATCAAGGACGGGGACTGGGGCAACGTCCCGGTCTACTTCGCCGGACAGATGCTCGGCGCCATGGTCGGTGCCGCGCTGGTCTGGGTCGCCTACTACGGACAGTTCCACGCCCACCTGACCGATCCGGAGATCCTCGCGGCCCAGCCCGAGGAAGAGGGCCTCGTCGACCAGAAGGCCGCGCCCAAGGCCGGTCCGGTGCTCGGAGTCTTCTCCACCGGCCCTGAGGTCCGTGTGGTGTGGCAGAACCTGGCGACCGAGATCATCGGCACCACCGTGCTGGTGCTCGCCGTCCTGACGCAGGGCCTCAACGACAGCGGCAAGGGCCTCGGTGTGATCGGCGCGCTGATCACCGCCTTCGTCGTCGTCGGTATCGGTCTCTCGCTCGGCGGCCCGACCGGCTACGCCATCAACCCGGCCCGTGACCTGGGCCCGCGCATCGTGCACGCCCTGCTGCCGCTGCCCAACAAGGGCGGGTCGGACTGGGGCTACGCCTGGATCCCCGTCGTCGGCCCGCTGGCGGGTGGTGCCCTCGCAGCGGGTATCTACCAGCTCGCGTTCGCCTAA